The genomic window TAAGTCTAAGCAGTAAGATGCTTTTCTTGAATAGAAAAACCCTTAATTTTTTAAGGGTTTTTTTTGTGCTTTTGTTCTACATGTTGTCTGAGTATCTTTCGAACATTCTCAAACTTTTTTTTGTTTTCTTCATTTAGCGACATAAGATTCTCATGTGCCGACAATAAAATCTCTGCAGTTGCCGATGGAGAATCAGAGATTTTATGATAATCCAATCTGAATTGAGAATTATTCTTTACTATGTCTATTATTTTCATGATACCAAGACTGTTAAGTAATTTAGTACATTGTTCAGAAGGATTTGTAATTTTAATGTGTTTACCTTTGGACCTTGTAAGCTTCTTATTAAAGCCTATAAGTAGTCCCATAAAAGTAGAGTCCATATAATCACAGTCAGATAAATCAACTATTACATCATCTGGTTTGTTTGCGCCTTCAAAACGTTGAAAAACAATATTTTTCAATTCAAAGCACAAATTCGCTGTGATATGTCCTTCAGCTCTTATATAGAGTCGATTCTTATCTTCAGAATAGTATAATGCTTCTTCCATTTGCTGTTGTATAGCCTTTCCAATATCCACTATAATCCATGTACTATGTCTGAAACAACCCCTATGATGAAACAATACCAGGATATTAAAAAGAAGAATAAAGACTCAATCCTTTTCTTTAGGTTGGGTGATTTTTATGAAATGTTCCGTGACGACGCTGTCGAAGTTAGTTCGCTACTTAATTTAACTTTGACAAAGCGTCATA from Spirochaeta cellobiosiphila DSM 17781 includes these protein-coding regions:
- a CDS encoding STAS domain-containing protein, producing the protein MDIGKAIQQQMEEALYYSEDKNRLYIRAEGHITANLCFELKNIVFQRFEGANKPDDVIVDLSDCDYMDSTFMGLLIGFNKKLTRSKGKHIKITNPSEQCTKLLNSLGIMKIIDIVKNNSQFRLDYHKISDSPSATAEILLSAHENLMSLNEENKKKFENVRKILRQHVEQKHKKNP